In Helianthus annuus cultivar XRQ/B chromosome 8, HanXRQr2.0-SUNRISE, whole genome shotgun sequence, a single genomic region encodes these proteins:
- the LOC110872133 gene encoding ABC transporter F family member 4 encodes MGKKKTDEGGEKSKQNTKEGKKEKQSVSAMLASMDQKPDKAKKATSSSSTTRKPKPPPKAQSSYADIDLPPSDDEDDDVESLSGDEIEKGGIKKPSRKERASDKNLEIAVTDKELKKREKKEMIIAQAVEQAKQEALKDDHDAFTVVIGSRASVLDGQDDADANVKDITVDNFSVSARGKELLKNASVKISHGKRYGLVGPNGKGKSTLLKLLAWRKIPVPKNIDVLLVEQEIVGDDRTALEAVVSANEELVKLRQEVTTLLETPEGENGNETEDGGDTGEKLAELYEKLQIMGSDAAEAQASKILAGLGFTKVMQTRATRSFSGGWRMRISLARALFVQPTLLLLDEPTNHLDLRAVLWLEEYLCRWKKTLVVVSHDRDFLNTVCNEIIHLHDLKLHMYRGNFDDFESGYEQRRKEMNKKFETYDKQVKAAKRANNQKQQEKVKEKAKFAVKEAKKKSKGKVDEDEEIPEAPQKWRDYTVEFHFPEPTELTPPLLQLIEVSFSYPGREDFRLSDVDVGIDMGTRVAIVGPNGAGKSTLLNLLAGDLNPTEGEVRRSQKLRIGRYSQHFVDLLTMGETPVQYLLRLHPEQEGFSKQEAVRAKLGKFGLPSHNHLTPIAKLSGGQKARVVFTSISMSKPHILLLDEPTNHLDMQSIDALADALDEFTGGVVLVSHDSRLISRVCDDEEKSQIWVVENGTVEEFDGTFDDYKEELLKEIRAEVDE; translated from the coding sequence ATGGGCAAGAAAAAAACAGACGAGGGTGGTGAAAAGAGTAAACAAAACACTAAAGAAGGAAAGAAAGAGAAGCAATCGGTCTCAGCAATGCTTGCAAGCATGGACCAAAAACCGGATAAAGCAAAAAAAGCAACCTCTTCAAGCTCTACAACACGCAAACCGAAACCGCCTCCAAAAGCACAATCATCTTATGCAGACATCGATCTTCCACCttcagatgatgaagatgatgacgtGGAATCTCTTTCTGGAGACGAGATTGAAAAAGGCGGAATCAAAAAGCCGAGTAGAAAAGAGAGGGCTAGTGATAAAAATCTTGAAATAGCCGTAACCGATAAGGAGTTGAAAAAACGAGAGAAAAAAGAGATGATTATCGCTCAAGCAGTGGAGCAGGCCAAACAAGAGGCTTTGAAAGACGATCATGATGCGTTTACGGTTGTGATCGGCAGTCGTGCTTCGGTTCTCGATGGTCAGGACGACGCTGATGCAAATGTCAAGGATATAACAGTGGATAATTTCTCGGTTTCCGCACGTGGTAAAGAGTTGTTAAAGAATGCATCTGTTAAGATCTCTCATGGAAAGAGGTACGGTTTGGTGGGACCCAACGGGAAGGGAAAGTCAACACTGTTAAAGCTTCTTGCTTGGAGGAAGATTCCGGTACCTAAAAACATAGATGTACTTTTGGTCGAACAAGAGATAGTTGGTGATGACAGAACTGCCCTTGAAGCTGTAGTTTCGGCAAACGAAGAGCTTGTTAAACTAAGACAAGAAGTCACTACGTTATTAGAAACCCCCGAGGGTGAAAACGGAAACGAAACTGAAGATGGTGGTGACACCGGAGAAAAACTTGCTGAATTGTATGAAAAGTTGCAGATAATGGGCTCAGATGCAGCTGAAGCCCAAGCTTCAAAGATTCTTGCCGGTTTGGGCTTTACGAAAGTCATGCAAACCCGTGCTACCCGATCGTTTAGCGGTGGGTGGAGGATGCGAATTTCATTGGCCCGAGCCCTTTTTGTTCAACCGACACTGTTGTTATTAGACGAACCCACAAATCATCTTGACCTCCGAGCTGTTCTTTGGTTAGAGGAATACTTATGCAGATGGAAGAAAACTCTCGTAGTTGTCTCACACGATCGAGATTTTTTGAATACCGTTTGCAACGAAATCATTCATCTTCATGATTTGAAACTTCATATGTATCGTGGAAACTTTGATGATTTTGAAAGTGGCTACGAGCAACGTCGCAAAGAAATGAATAAAAAGTTTGAAACTTACGACAAACAAGTGAAAGCTGCAAAACGGGCCAATAACCAGAAGCAACAAGAGAAGGTCAAAGAAAAAGCGAAGTTTGCGGTCAAAGAAGCGAAGAAAAAGTCAAAGGGGAAAGTCGATGAAGACGAAGAGATTCCCGAGGCCCCACAGAAATGGAGGGATTATACGGTGGAATTTCATTTTCCCGAGCCTACCGAGTTAACGCCACCGTTGTTACAACTTATCGAAGTGAGTTTCAGTTACCCAGGAAGAGAGGATTTCAGGTTGTCTGATGTTGATGTCGGGATTGATATGGGTACACGTGTTGCTATTGTGGGACCCAATGGAGCTGGAAAGTCAACGTTATTAAACCTTCTTGCTGGTGACTTGAACCCGACAGAGGGTGAAGTAAGAAGGAGCCAAAAGTTGCGAATTGGGAGATATTCACAACATTTTGTTGACCTTTTGACCATGGGTGAAACACCGGTTCAGTATCTTCTTCGTTTACATCCAGAACAAGAGGGTTTCAGTAAACAAGAAGCGGTGCGGGCTAAACTTGGTAAATTCGGGCTCCCGAGCCATAATCATCTAACTCCGATTGCTAAACTATCCGGTGGACAAAAAGCCCGTGTTGTTTTCACTTCGATTTCCATGTCGAAACCGCATATATTGCTGCTGGATGAACCCACAAATCATTTGGATATGCAGAGTATTGACGCGCTTGCTGATGCACTTGATGAATTCACTGGAGGCGTTGTTCTTGTAAGTCATGATTCGCGATTAATATCGCGAGTTTGTGACGATGAAGAGAAAAGTCAAATTTGGGTTGTGGAGAATGGAACAGTGGAGGAGTTTGATGGTACTTTCGACGACTATAAGGAGGAGCTATTGAAAGAAATCAGAGCTGAGGTGGACGAGTGA
- the LOC110872135 gene encoding lysine-rich arabinogalactan protein 19 — MLWTTSVLAWICLLVAVANGQSPAASPSSTPVVVPPPSTTPVPPTQPPPSTPPASTPSVPPPQIPPPQPPVSPPVSAPSTPPPPLPAPTPPLPAPTPPPVASPPALSPAVPPPAVAPAPATPPPAPVAAPIPPPPTPAPAPPPPSPAPAPVSISPAPTPDMSPSPAPAPKRHHKRRHRHKHHHAPAPAPVVAKSPPAPPTPTDSDDSVPAPSPTLNLSNARTLFLKGERFGYVVAGLLIFMI; from the exons ATGTTGTGGACTACTAGTGTTCTAGCTTGGATCTGCCTTCTTGTAGCCGTTGCGAATGGCCAATCCCCTGCGGCTTCGCCATCAAGTACGCCTGTCGTCGTGCCCCCACCTTCGACCACCCCGGTTCCTCCAACTCAACCGCCACCTTCCACCCCTCCGGCTTCTACCCCATCTGTCCCACCACCTCAAATTCCACCACCACAACCTCCAGTGAGTCCGCCCGTCTCGGCCCCATCtaccccaccaccaccactacccgCCCCAACGCCGCCACTGCCCGCCCCAACGCCACCACCGGTTGCTTCACCGCCTGCACTATCGCCTGCTGTGCCTCCACCAGCGGTCGCTCCAGCACCAGCCACCCCACCGCCAGCTCCAGTGGCTGCGCCAATTCCTCCACCGCCAACGCCTGCACCGGCTCCACCGCCACCATCGCCAGCTCCAGCACCGGTTTCGATTTCACCAGCCCCAACACCGGACATGAGTCCTTCCCCTGCACCAGCTCCAAAAAGACACCACAAAAGAAGGCATAggcacaagcatcatcatgcacCCGCACCCGCACCGGTGGTGGCTAAGAGCCCACCAGCACCACCAACCCCTACAGATTCTGATGACAGTGTACCAGCACCATCACCAACACTTAATCTG AGTAATGCAAGAACTTTGTTTCTAAAGGGAGAAAGATTTGGATATGTTGTTGCTGGTCTACTGATTTTCATGATATAA
- the LOC110869590 gene encoding uncharacterized protein LOC110869590, with product MAPQLPSGYWVGPGPLFMELPNLFKIESKKLCMVNERITNGSHGPVYMWDWARPISGGVEQEELQRLINIVSIVTIGMGKDKFKWNYDDSGDFRVADIKRYFSIFNRSTPISSFVWNNWVPKKVGIVSWSAEKDRLPTRCALARRSVNVPDLLCLFCSEHDETGEHLFVSCQFAQIIWQNIATWCKIPSFIAFDFKDILNMHGYNSGSWKKKKVLNAIFLVTVWCIWKARNEAMFNSVQPSVTKILDEVKSMAFLWIKNRSRDETITWENWRSFNIFS from the coding sequence ATGGCTCCACAACTTCCTTCTGGCTATTGGGTTGGACCAGGCCCTCTGTTTATGGAATTACCAaatttgtttaaaattgaaaGCAAGAAATTATGTATGGTAAATGAGAGAATCACGAATGGGAGTCATGGGCCGGTTTACATGTGGGACTGGGCCAGGCCCATTAGCGGTGGAGTTGAACAGGAGGAGCTGCAAAGACTGATTAATATTGTAAGCATAGTGACGATCGGAATGGGGAAAGATAAATTCAAATGGAATTATGATGATTCGGGCGACTTCCGCGTGGCAGATATTAAAAGGTACTTCAGCATTTTTAATCGCTCTACACCGATATCCTCTTTTGTATGGAATAATTGGGTTCCAAAGAAAGTGGGGATTGTATCATGGAGCGCGGAGAAGGATCGGTTACCGACAAGATGTGCATTGGCTAGGAGAAGTGTAAATGTTCCAGATCTACTATGCTTATTCTGTAGCGAACATGATGAAACAGGTGAGCACTTGTTTGTATCATGTCAGTTCGCGCAGATTATTTGGCAAAACATAGCGACATGGTGCAAGATTCCTTCCTTTATCGCTTTTGATTTCAAAGATATTCTGAATATGCATGGATACAACTCGGGATCATGGAAGAAGAAAAAGGTGTTAAATGCCATCTTCCTTGTTACTGTGTGGTGCATCTGGAAAGCGCGAAACGAAGCAATGTTTAATAGCGTTCAACCATCGGTTACCAAAATACTGGATGAAGTAAAAAGTATGGCTTTCTTGTGGATTAAAAATCGATCGAGAGACGAAACGATTACGTGGGAGAATTGGAGAAGTTTTAATATATTTAGCTAA
- the LOC110872134 gene encoding tRNA(adenine(34)) deaminase, chloroplastic isoform X1, translated as MHIITSTPPLSSSFNHSPCLFHDTLLPKCSCSCSYSCSCCCYAANISVHDRLATVNPRFLHKGLSQSALIQSSLCKRFIFQGGFRKYYKNIYGFSSFDDLDESYYEKVCAFKERQRGFVQKKKEHILSNVVDDCEVMLSLITDEVGLECTDVKNRKKITKEKKSVGLGVVKMKSLKESENLDLRKEGSFGESEGNKDFEVKSDCYYVGQTSSSAYKNDSRKDCTDGVVKMKYLKESENLDLGKEGSFGESEGNKDFEVKSDCYYVGQTSSSAYKNDSRKDCIDGVVKMKYLKESENLDLRKEGSFGESKSNKDFEVKSDCYYVGQTSSSAYKNGSRKDCVDGVVKMKYLKESENLDLGKEGSFGESEGNKDFEVKSDCYCVGQMSSSEYKNDLRKYCKGRIDKVVKMKSLQESENLDLRKEGSFGESEVNKDFEVKSDCYYVGQTSLGEYKKDLRKDGKGRNDGVVGKIERRQESVREPEGLLEKDNVNGCYGVSVGASQRESNVSSDWRKKSEKKPNKESSQHVSNASANIEPCCRKHSDEIFNITDETGSRMKYKRFTDTSNNDNSVVESTFTTENKLTVIPEAMVSKPTSTEDNKDDGSGTCGQKDGGSRHSSQGSGPKGPSDEMWHVTDASTQEPSEPDNTVQTSGSSENGEPVKTGNRSLWTVIGDMVRLQWKPSRSGSHTPTSGGAKGSSCFSTSSETWFSSREPDDSNDEDVKKSIIKGLDSSLPEGPSRKTCLPMIKESSFSLKRSPKIKNTVKTDPDQLTELKRRKLVHKDQVFKDDFDKWEETYNLENERQKEDEMFMKEALLEAKRAADVWEVPVGAVLVKDGKIIARGYNMVEQLQDSTAHAEMICIRKASTVSSSWRLSDTTLYVTLEPCPMCAGAILQARIHTVVWGAPNKLLGADGSWVRLFCDGDGGSSSMPPNMPCAPPHPFHPNMTVRRGVLAAECAEVMQQFFRLRRKKKTEPEPEPPNLPSSISVSHHHQQHHSNFLSKLHHAFKVIFCL; from the exons ATGCACATTATCACGTCCACACCTCCATTATCTTCATCATTCAACCACTCACCATGCTTATTTCATGACACATTATTGCCCAAATGTAGCTGTTCTTGTTCTTATTCTTGTTCTTGCTGCTGTTATGCTGCTAATATCTCAGTGCATGATAGATTGGCCACTGTAAACCCTAGGTTTTTACATAAGGGGTTAAGCCAATCAGCCTTGATTCAGTCATCACTTTGTAAAAGATTCATTTTTCAAGGTGGGTTTagaaaatattataaaaatatttatgggTTTTCATCTTTTGATGATCTTGATGAAAGTTATTATGAAAAGGTGTGTGCTTTTAAAGAAAGGCAGAGGGGTTTTGTGCAGAAGAAGAAAGAACATATTTTGAGTAATGTGGTTGATGATTGTGAGGTTATGCTTAGTTTGATAACTGATGAAGTGGGTTTGGAGTGTACTGATGTTAAGAACAGAAAAAAGATTACTAAAGAAAAGAAAAGTGTAGGTTTAGGGGTTGTGAAAATGAAGTCTTTAAAGGAAAGTGAGAATCTTGATTTGAGAAAAGAAGGTTCTTTTGGTGAGTCAGAGGGTAATAAAGATTTTGAGGTCAAATCTGATTGTTATTACGTTGGTCAAACGTCATCGAGCGCGTATAAGAATGATTCGAGAAAAGATTGTACTGATGGAGTTGTGAAAATGAAGTATTTGAAGGAAAGTGAGAATCTTGATTTGGGAAAAGAAGGTTCTTTTGGTGAGTCAGAGGGTAACAAGGATTTTGAGGTCAAATCTGATTGTTATTATGTTGGTCAAACGTCATCGAGCGCGTATAAGAATGATTCGAGAAAAGATTGTATTGATGGAGTTGTGAAAATGAAGTATTTGAAGGAAAGTGAGAATCTTGATTTGAGAAAAGAAGGTTCTTTTGGTGAGTCAAAGAGTAATAAAGATTTTGAGGTCAAATCTGATTGTTATTATGTTGGTCAAACGTCATCGAGCGCGTATAAGAATGGTTCGAGAAAAGATTGTGTTGATGGAGTTGTGAAAATGAAGTATTTGAAGGAAAGTGAGAATCTTGATTTGGGAAAAGAAGGTTCTTTTGGTGAGTCAGAGGGTAACAAGGATTTTGAGGTCAAATCTGATTGTTATTGTGTTGGTCAAATGTCGTCGAGCGAGTATAAGAATGATTTGAGAAAATATTGTAAAGGTCGTATTGATAAAGTTGTGAAAATGAAGTCTTTACAGGAAAGTGAGAATCTTGATTTGAGAAAAGAAGGTTCTTTTGGTGAATCAGAGGTTAATAAAGATTTTGAGGTCAAATCTGATTGTTATTATGTTGGTCAAACGTCATTGGGCGAGTATAAGAAAGATTTGAGAAAAGACGGTAAAGGTCGTAACGATGGAGTTGTGGGGAAGATCGAAAGACGACAAGAATCTGTTCGAGAACCAGAGGGATTATTGGAGAAGGATAATGTAAATGGATGTTATGGAGTCTCTGTTGGTGCAAGTCAACGCGAGTCAAACGTGTCATCAGATTGGAGAAAGAAATCAGAAAAGAAGCCGAACAAAGAGTCAAGTCAACACGTGTCAAACGCTTCTGCGAATATTGAGCCGTGTTGTAGGAAACATAGCGATGAGATCTTTAATATAACGGATGAAACGGGGTCAAGAATGAAGTATAAACGGTTTACAGATACGTCGAACAACGATAACAGTGTTGTCGAATCAACTTTCACCACAGAAAATAAGTTAACAGTGATTCCAGAAGCCATGGTTTCCAAACCAACAAGTACTGAAGATAACAAGGATGATGGTTCAGGAACTTGTGGTCAAAAGGATGGTGGTTCAAGACACTCGTCTCAAGGGTCTGGACCGAAGGGACCATCGGATGAGATGTGGCATGTGACCGATGCATCTACCCAAGAACCCTCTGAACCAGATAACACAGTTCAAACTTCTGGTTCAAGTGAAAACGGCGAACCCGTCAAGACCGGTAACAGGTCGTTGTGGACTGTTATCGGAGACATGGTTCGACTGCAATGGAAACCTTCACGGTCTGGATCCCATACTCCAACCTCAGGTGGTGCAAAGGGTTCATCGTGTTTCTCGACTAGTAGCGAAACATGGTTTTCTAGCCGCGAACCAGATGATTCCAATGATGAAGATGTTAAAAAAAGTATCATAAAAGGTTTAGATTCATCATTACCCGAGGGACCGTCAAGGAAAACTTGTTTACCGATGATCAAGGAGTCGTCGTTTTCTTTAAAAAGATCTCCCAAAATCAAGAATACGGTAAAAACCGATCCAGATCAGTTGACTGAATTAAAAAGACGGAAACTTGTACACAAAGATCAAGTCTTTAAAGACGATTTCGATAAATGGGAAGAAACATATAATCTTGAAAATGAGCGACAAAAAGAAGATGAAATGTTCATGAAGGAAGCTTTATTGGAAGCTAAACGGGCTGCTGATGTATGGGAGGTGCCTGTAGGGGCTGTTCTTGTGAAGGACGGTAAAATTATCGCTCGCGGATATAATAT GGTAGAACAATTGCAGGACTCCACTGCCCATGCTGAGATGATTTGTATACGTAAAGCCTCAACCGTTTCAAGCTCATGGAGACTTTCG GATACTACTCTTTATGTAACACTTGAACCATGTCCCATGTGTGCTGGAGCAATCCTTCAAGCAAGGATTCACACGGTTGTTTGGGGAGCCCCGAATAAGCTACTAGGCGCGGATGGCAGTTGGGTTAG ACTATTTTGCGATGGCGACGGAGGAAGTAGCTCCATGCCACCCAACATGCCGTGTGCACCCCCACATCCGTTCCACCCAAACATGACGGTAAGAAGAGGGGTGCTCGCGGCAGAGTGTGCCGAAGTTATGCAGCAGTTCTTTCGACTAAGGAGAAAGAAGAAAACAGAACCGGAACCGGAACCACCAAACCTGCCTTCGTCTATTAGTGTGtcacatcatcatcaacaacatcattcaaacttcttatctaAGTTACATCATGCCTTCAAAGTCATCTTTTGTTTATAG
- the LOC110872134 gene encoding tRNA(adenine(34)) deaminase, chloroplastic isoform X2 encodes MHIITSTPPLSSSFNHSPCLFHDTLLPKCSCSCSYSCSCCCYAANISVHDRLATVNPRFLHKGLSQSALIQSSLCKRFIFQGGFRKYYKNIYGFSSFDDLDESYYEKVCAFKERQRGFVQKKKEHILSNVVDDCEVMLSLITDEVGLECTDVKNRKKITKEKKSVGLGVVKMKSLKESENLDLRKEGSFGESEGNKDFEVKSDCYYVGQTSSSAYKNDSRKDCTDGVVKMKYLKESENLDLGKEGSFGESEGNKDFEVKSDCYYVGQTSSSAYKNDSRKDCIDGVVKMKYLKESENLDLRKEGSFGESKSNKDFEVKSDCYYVGQTSSSAYKNGSRKDCVDGVVKMKYLKESENLDLGKEGSFGESEGNKDFEVKSDCYCVGQMSSSEYKNDLRKYCKGRIDKVVKMKSLQESENLDLRKEGSFGESEVNKDFEVKSDCYYVGQTSLGEYKKDLRKDGKGRNDGVVGKIERRQESVREPEGLLEKDNVNGCYGVSVGASQRESNVSSDWRKKSEKKPNKESSQHVSNASANIEPCCRKHSDEIFNITDETGSRMKYKRFTDTSNNDNSVVESTFTTENKLTVIPEAMVSKPTSTEDNKDDGSGTCGQKDGGSRHSSQGSGPKGPSDEMWHVTDASTQEPSEPDNTVQTSGSSENGEPVKTGNRSLWTVIGDMVRLQWKPSRSGSHTPTSGGAKGSSCFSTSSETWFSSREPDDSNDEDVKKSIIKGLDSSLPEGPSRKTCLPMIKESSFSLKRSPKIKNTVKTDPDQLTELKRRKLVHKDQVFKDDFDKWEETYNLENERQKEDEMFMKEALLEAKRAADVWEVPVGAVLVKDGKIIARGYNMVEQLQDSTAHAEMICIRKASTVSSSWRLSGVNLWHDTLGT; translated from the exons ATGCACATTATCACGTCCACACCTCCATTATCTTCATCATTCAACCACTCACCATGCTTATTTCATGACACATTATTGCCCAAATGTAGCTGTTCTTGTTCTTATTCTTGTTCTTGCTGCTGTTATGCTGCTAATATCTCAGTGCATGATAGATTGGCCACTGTAAACCCTAGGTTTTTACATAAGGGGTTAAGCCAATCAGCCTTGATTCAGTCATCACTTTGTAAAAGATTCATTTTTCAAGGTGGGTTTagaaaatattataaaaatatttatgggTTTTCATCTTTTGATGATCTTGATGAAAGTTATTATGAAAAGGTGTGTGCTTTTAAAGAAAGGCAGAGGGGTTTTGTGCAGAAGAAGAAAGAACATATTTTGAGTAATGTGGTTGATGATTGTGAGGTTATGCTTAGTTTGATAACTGATGAAGTGGGTTTGGAGTGTACTGATGTTAAGAACAGAAAAAAGATTACTAAAGAAAAGAAAAGTGTAGGTTTAGGGGTTGTGAAAATGAAGTCTTTAAAGGAAAGTGAGAATCTTGATTTGAGAAAAGAAGGTTCTTTTGGTGAGTCAGAGGGTAATAAAGATTTTGAGGTCAAATCTGATTGTTATTACGTTGGTCAAACGTCATCGAGCGCGTATAAGAATGATTCGAGAAAAGATTGTACTGATGGAGTTGTGAAAATGAAGTATTTGAAGGAAAGTGAGAATCTTGATTTGGGAAAAGAAGGTTCTTTTGGTGAGTCAGAGGGTAACAAGGATTTTGAGGTCAAATCTGATTGTTATTATGTTGGTCAAACGTCATCGAGCGCGTATAAGAATGATTCGAGAAAAGATTGTATTGATGGAGTTGTGAAAATGAAGTATTTGAAGGAAAGTGAGAATCTTGATTTGAGAAAAGAAGGTTCTTTTGGTGAGTCAAAGAGTAATAAAGATTTTGAGGTCAAATCTGATTGTTATTATGTTGGTCAAACGTCATCGAGCGCGTATAAGAATGGTTCGAGAAAAGATTGTGTTGATGGAGTTGTGAAAATGAAGTATTTGAAGGAAAGTGAGAATCTTGATTTGGGAAAAGAAGGTTCTTTTGGTGAGTCAGAGGGTAACAAGGATTTTGAGGTCAAATCTGATTGTTATTGTGTTGGTCAAATGTCGTCGAGCGAGTATAAGAATGATTTGAGAAAATATTGTAAAGGTCGTATTGATAAAGTTGTGAAAATGAAGTCTTTACAGGAAAGTGAGAATCTTGATTTGAGAAAAGAAGGTTCTTTTGGTGAATCAGAGGTTAATAAAGATTTTGAGGTCAAATCTGATTGTTATTATGTTGGTCAAACGTCATTGGGCGAGTATAAGAAAGATTTGAGAAAAGACGGTAAAGGTCGTAACGATGGAGTTGTGGGGAAGATCGAAAGACGACAAGAATCTGTTCGAGAACCAGAGGGATTATTGGAGAAGGATAATGTAAATGGATGTTATGGAGTCTCTGTTGGTGCAAGTCAACGCGAGTCAAACGTGTCATCAGATTGGAGAAAGAAATCAGAAAAGAAGCCGAACAAAGAGTCAAGTCAACACGTGTCAAACGCTTCTGCGAATATTGAGCCGTGTTGTAGGAAACATAGCGATGAGATCTTTAATATAACGGATGAAACGGGGTCAAGAATGAAGTATAAACGGTTTACAGATACGTCGAACAACGATAACAGTGTTGTCGAATCAACTTTCACCACAGAAAATAAGTTAACAGTGATTCCAGAAGCCATGGTTTCCAAACCAACAAGTACTGAAGATAACAAGGATGATGGTTCAGGAACTTGTGGTCAAAAGGATGGTGGTTCAAGACACTCGTCTCAAGGGTCTGGACCGAAGGGACCATCGGATGAGATGTGGCATGTGACCGATGCATCTACCCAAGAACCCTCTGAACCAGATAACACAGTTCAAACTTCTGGTTCAAGTGAAAACGGCGAACCCGTCAAGACCGGTAACAGGTCGTTGTGGACTGTTATCGGAGACATGGTTCGACTGCAATGGAAACCTTCACGGTCTGGATCCCATACTCCAACCTCAGGTGGTGCAAAGGGTTCATCGTGTTTCTCGACTAGTAGCGAAACATGGTTTTCTAGCCGCGAACCAGATGATTCCAATGATGAAGATGTTAAAAAAAGTATCATAAAAGGTTTAGATTCATCATTACCCGAGGGACCGTCAAGGAAAACTTGTTTACCGATGATCAAGGAGTCGTCGTTTTCTTTAAAAAGATCTCCCAAAATCAAGAATACGGTAAAAACCGATCCAGATCAGTTGACTGAATTAAAAAGACGGAAACTTGTACACAAAGATCAAGTCTTTAAAGACGATTTCGATAAATGGGAAGAAACATATAATCTTGAAAATGAGCGACAAAAAGAAGATGAAATGTTCATGAAGGAAGCTTTATTGGAAGCTAAACGGGCTGCTGATGTATGGGAGGTGCCTGTAGGGGCTGTTCTTGTGAAGGACGGTAAAATTATCGCTCGCGGATATAATAT GGTAGAACAATTGCAGGACTCCACTGCCCATGCTGAGATGATTTGTATACGTAAAGCCTCAACCGTTTCAAGCTCATGGAGACTTTCG GGCGTGAATTTATGGCACGACACGCTAGGAACCTAA